GCGGCGCCGAATTCCACTGGCAGGATCACGTTCAGCGTGTGCGGTGCCGGGAAAACCAGCCCGGCTCGTCGCACTGTCGGCAGGATGTCGGCGACGAAATCACCCATCACCGCCGCGGCCGAGCGTCGCTTGAGGCCGACCGTCACCGCGTATCCGTCGCCGTCGCTGCCCGGCCGTCCGAACGACCGCAACGCAACCGCTAGCCAACGGGTGAACACAGCATCTTTTTCGCTTTCGTGGTGGCCGGCGGCGCACAGCGCGACGATCGCTTCGGCGCCGCTGTCCTGATGGTCGCGCTCGTCGGCCAAAATGTCGGCCACCAGCGCGCGATAGGGGGCAAAGCTGCAGGCGGCGTATTCGCGCAACTGCCAGAGGCCGGCTCTGTCGAAAAGAAACTGCGCCATCGCCAGCGCGAACCATGAACGGGCGGGCGGCAGCGGCAGCCGGGCCAGGCGATCCTCCGCCCGCGCTTCGACCACCGCCGCGGGCGCCGCGGCGAAGCGTGC
The Polyangia bacterium genome window above contains:
- a CDS encoding Phenylacetic acid catabolic protein codes for the protein MSAADADPRFRATVDRLLQGQAYRELGAARLFEHGAALAPDAHQRARFAAHANEERAHHRAVIDVWARFAAAPAAVVEARAEDRLARLPLPPARSWFALAMAQFLFDRAGLWQLREYAACSFAPYRALVADILADERDHQDSGAEAIVALCAAGHHESEKDAVFTRWLAVALRSFGRPGSDGDGYAVTVGLKRRSAAAVMGDFVADILPTVRRAGLVFPAPHTLNVILPVEFGAALF